The bacterium genomic interval GGAGAGGTCGTCCCCCAGCACCGAGGAGTGGTGTTTACCGTCATGTCGAGCAAAGGCGGCGTAGGGAAGAGCACCGTGGCCGCAAACTTGGCCATCGCGCTCAAGGAGGATGGGGGCAGCCGCGTCGCGCTCGTGGACGCGGATCTGCACTTTGGCGACGCGGCGATCCTGATGAACATCACGCCGAAGGTCACCGTCCACGATCTAGTCGCCAGCCTGGACACGGAAATTGCCGACCGCTTTCTAGCCAAGCATCCGAGCGGCGTTGAGGTCTTGGCCGCGCCGCTTCGGACCGAGCAGGCGGAGGTCATGTCTCCAGATCGGTTCCGTGACCTCCTCGGCATCCTCCAGGACGTGTACGACACGATCGTCGTCGATGCGAGCCTGTCCTCCCTCGACGCGATGGTCGCGGCGCTCGAAATGACCGATCTGGCCATCCTGGTGACGACGCTCGACGTGGTGACCCTGAAAGATGTTCGTCAAGTGCTCGATGTGCTCGACGACCTGCAGTTTCCCACGCAGAACCTGTTGCTGGTCGGCAACCGACACGATGGACGGGTCTCTCTCGACCCTCAGCAGGTTGAGAAGGCGATCGGGATGAAGTTCGCCGCCCTCCTGCCTCATGACCAAAGGGTCGCCCTGGCAGGGAATCGAGGGATGCCGATGCTCATGTCCGAGCCGCGGGCACTGTTCAGCCAGCGCGTCCGCGAACTGGCGAGGACGGCCGTCGCGGAGTTGGAGAGGAAGGACAACGGCCATGCGCGCGGGCCTGTCGGGGAGCGCAACCCGGATAACAATGTCGGTAGACAGTTGGGAAGCGTAGCACAGCGACTGCGGGGCATCGGTGAAATTCTACAGGATCGGGTCCACGGGTCCGGGCACGGGGCACGCTAGCCGCCCTCTTCTTCCCTAAACAAGGCAGGAACCCCCCGCGCCGCCCGTTTGACCGCAAGGCGCGGGCACATGATGCGACGTGGACCGGGCGCGGCGTGGCAGATACGCCCAAGGGTCTGGTTGCAGAGTTTAGCGAAAACGTAAGGGGCCTGCTCTCACTTGATGAACAGGCCCCCGCCGCCTTGCTTCGTTTCTTTGGTAGCGGGGGCAGGATTTGAACCTGCGACCTTCGGGTTATGAGCCCGATCGCCCCTGCCCGGAACGCCCTGCAATTCAAGGTGTTCGACAAGTCCGACTTTGACGCGGACCTTTGTGCGGACCCTCACCAACGGTAACTCGGTTCTCTTTCAGTAATGCTTTTACTCGTGTCCTGCCGTCTTCCCTTCCGGCTCAATCACCATGCCCTCAGCACACTGCTCAAAACCAATAACTTTGTCGCGCGCGTGTGGGTTCTAGACAGGAGCCCGTCTTGACGTTACAGCGCGGTACTCGATAGTAAGATGGTCGCATAGCAGAAGTGGAAAACGCCGCGGGCACGAGTTCGCTGCCGCTCGGGGTCTGCTCCGCTCGCCATAGCAGTGGACGTCGGCTGTTGGTAGCGTGGCAGGGATCTCTGCCCGACCCTAGCCGGCCACAAAACAGATTGAACGGCAGAAGTCTCCTGATGAGCCCCTGCTCATCTCCTGGCAAGCAGAAGCGGGTCGGTCTTTGTCGGTTTATTAATAGAGCAGTGATGTACGTCAGGGCTTAATTTTGCAGGACTGAGGTAATGAGTAACGAAAAACATTTGGACCGCAAAGGTTGTTCAGCCAGCACGGGAGGCTCATCATGGCCAACGTCTACGCATGGCTAAGCGGTGGTTCTGCTGGTTCAACGAACCCGGTCTACAAGACCACAGACGGATCTACTTGGTCATCTTTTCGCGGTGACGACGGGAGCAATACAGGCATCTCTTATTTTTGGATTGATGAATTCAACACTTTCCAAACGGCCGTCGAGGGCACAGGCGCTTCGCCTTGGTTCTACTACACCACGAATAATGGCGGTACGTGGACGAGCTTCGGGAGCGTTCCCCCTGTCGCGAATTTCGTCGGCATTCTTCCAGACGGTACGCTTCTTGGTTTCGGTGGCAGTAGCGGGGCACAGGCAGTTACGCGAAGCACCAATGGTGGCAGTAGCTGGTCTTCAGCATCCACATTACCGTCACAGTCCAGTTCCATGTCTTTGTCTCCTACTTTCATCCGGACTTCGAACGGCGACTTGTTTGTATTCGGCATTGACACGTCAGCCGGAACGACGCAGGTTTGGTCCTCTTCGAATAGTGGCTCGACATGGAGCCGGGTTTTCTCAGATGCGAATCGTTCGCACGCGGCGACCTGCAATCTTTCTTATCAGAAGACGTCGACCAACGATGTGTTATTGCTTGTCGTTTCGGGTAACAGCTTTACTCTGAGTCCGGGAATCTTCATGTGGCGATCAACTGACTTTGGCTCGACTTGGTCCAATGTATTCTCTGATACGGCGCAGCATGGCTCTCAGAACGCGCCATCCCTTATGGTCGGGGACCCCAACAATCCCGGCATTTGTAGCGACGGCTCATGGCTGGTAATGGGTTGCTATGCGAATGACTCTTTTAACGATACCACCGGCCTCGGATGGAGAAGCACTAATGATGGCTCAACTTGGAGTTCGGACAATAGCTCTGTCGTCCCATATACCGCGACAGCGGCTGGCAACAACCCGAACCTAGGGGCGTGGGGCGATACTGTCAGCGTGACGTGGGGCATTAGCCGCGGTAATAGTATCACGAACGCCGTCTATCGGAGCACGAATGGTGGCTCTACCTGGAGCCATTACACCACGTCGCCATTTAACACGTCGACCTATTCCATCCAGCGACTCTGGTCAGACTCCTTCTAGGAGACTTGCGGCAAACGATAGTTTGGGCGGTCCAGGCGGCTCTCTGCGACAGGTCCGCATCCATCGCGGCAGCGGCTCCCATCGCCTGCTGCGACCGGAGGAACATCGCGATTGCATCATTGAGATGGCCCCGGTCCGTGCTCGGGGCGAATACGGGCTTCACACGAGGATCCTGCGTCGAATCGCGTGACCGCAAGCGACGACCAACTGGCTCGACTGAAAGTGAAGCCGCGCGGGCATAATACGTCGGGCGCGCGCGCCGAGCGGGCGTTGCCGAAGCACTGTTGACGCCGGAAAGAGGATCACATCGGTGGGACAGAGCCCTGTCGTGAGACTGCCTAATCAAGCGACACCAGCCTTTCTGAACCGCAGTCAACAAGAGGCGGCTGAGAAGGTGCGGGAGTCGCACGAACACACCGCCGTTCTCGGCGTTATGATTCTTGCCGTTCTTTTGCGAGTCTGGCTGCTTGGCGTGCGCCCGATGTGGCTTGATGAAGCATACAGTCTCAATGTCGCGGCCAAGCCTGTGCGCGATATCGTTGCTTTTCTCCGCGTCAGCGACGTTCATCCAGTCGGGTACTATGCGCTTCTCTCTATCTGGATTCGATGGTTCGGGACCGGCCTCGCCGCGGCGCGGTTTCCATCGTTGGTCTGTGGACTAACAGCAGTTCTCCTGACGTGGCAGATTGGGCGGCGGCTTTTTTCCCCGGCCATCGGCGTGGTCGCGGCCACGCTGGTGGCATTGAATCCTTTTCAGATCATCGCAAGCAACGAGTTGCGAATGTATCCTTTGCTCGAAGTTCTCGTGCTTGCATCGACGTGGCTTCTGTATCGAGCTGCGCAAAGTTCGGGCCTGATGCGGTGGTGGCTTGCGTATGGTGTGAGCATTGCGCTCACAGCATATGTCAGTTATTACTCGCTCGTCCTTATTCCGGCCCAGGTGGCGTGGGTGTTGTTGTCACGACCGTCGCGCCGCTCGGTCGTGAACCTCGCAGCCGCCGGGGGCGTTGCGCTCGTCCTTTACCTGCCGTGGATCCCGTATGTGCTTGGAGTACCCGGCAGAGGCATAGCGGCACGCCTGCCGACGGGACTCGGTGATTTGATCAGCGTCCTTGCCACACAGACATACGGCGGCTATCTGTTCGGAAACGCGAACTACCAGACACTTGGTAGCACCGTGCCGTTCCCTTTTGATTTGGGCTTGGTGCTGCCATGGTGCGGCCTCCTGATGCTGGGCGCCGGCGCCCTCGGCCGGATCAACAGAGCGGGGCGGCAACTCGTCGGGCTGTCCTGGATGGGTCCGCTCGTGCTACTCTTAGCGGCTTCTCTCGTTCTCGGGAAAGCCGCGGCCTACCCGCGTCACCTGGTGTTCCTCGAGCCATTTGCCGCCTTGCTTCTTGCTGCCGGTATCGTGCAGCTACGTGCCTGGACGGCTACGCGCCCTCAAGCATGGACTGTGCTTCTCTGGATTTGCTGTGCCAGTGCGTTCGCATATCCCGCCGTCGCACAGGCTAATCCCGCGTACCGCTACTACCACTACGATCTCGCGGCAGCATATGTCAGAGCTCGCTATGCGGCAGCTGACGTAGTTGTGTACTTTCCCGCGGGAACGGATCTCCCGTTTCGCTACTATTTCAACCCGACAGGAGAGCAAATCGTGGTGC includes:
- a CDS encoding P-loop NTPase — encoded protein: MTQLLRVLVATADENARALIMRTIAECPGLRVVAQVATEEALLETVERRRPQLIFLSTDLAGGGGLDLAGTLSRKYPGLFVAMLSSNKAAVEISQGAMRAGARACLFAPLSEVDVRAAADAARDTGEVVPQHRGVVFTVMSSKGGVGKSTVAANLAIALKEDGGSRVALVDADLHFGDAAILMNITPKVTVHDLVASLDTEIADRFLAKHPSGVEVLAAPLRTEQAEVMSPDRFRDLLGILQDVYDTIVVDASLSSLDAMVAALEMTDLAILVTTLDVVTLKDVRQVLDVLDDLQFPTQNLLLVGNRHDGRVSLDPQQVEKAIGMKFAALLPHDQRVALAGNRGMPMLMSEPRALFSQRVRELARTAVAELERKDNGHARGPVGERNPDNNVGRQLGSVAQRLRGIGEILQDRVHGSGHGAR
- a CDS encoding sialidase family protein, whose amino-acid sequence is MANVYAWLSGGSAGSTNPVYKTTDGSTWSSFRGDDGSNTGISYFWIDEFNTFQTAVEGTGASPWFYYTTNNGGTWTSFGSVPPVANFVGILPDGTLLGFGGSSGAQAVTRSTNGGSSWSSASTLPSQSSSMSLSPTFIRTSNGDLFVFGIDTSAGTTQVWSSSNSGSTWSRVFSDANRSHAATCNLSYQKTSTNDVLLLVVSGNSFTLSPGIFMWRSTDFGSTWSNVFSDTAQHGSQNAPSLMVGDPNNPGICSDGSWLVMGCYANDSFNDTTGLGWRSTNDGSTWSSDNSSVVPYTATAAGNNPNLGAWGDTVSVTWGISRGNSITNAVYRSTNGGSTWSHYTTSPFNTSTYSIQRLWSDSF
- a CDS encoding glycosyltransferase family 39 protein, with translation MRESHEHTAVLGVMILAVLLRVWLLGVRPMWLDEAYSLNVAAKPVRDIVAFLRVSDVHPVGYYALLSIWIRWFGTGLAAARFPSLVCGLTAVLLTWQIGRRLFSPAIGVVAATLVALNPFQIIASNELRMYPLLEVLVLASTWLLYRAAQSSGLMRWWLAYGVSIALTAYVSYYSLVLIPAQVAWVLLSRPSRRSVVNLAAAGGVALVLYLPWIPYVLGVPGRGIAARLPTGLGDLISVLATQTYGGYLFGNANYQTLGSTVPFPFDLGLVLPWCGLLMLGAGALGRINRAGRQLVGLSWMGPLVLLLAASLVLGKAAAYPRHLVFLEPFAALLLAAGIVQLRAWTATRPQAWTVLLWICCASAFAYPAVAQANPAYRYYHYDLAAAYVRARYAAADVVVYFPAGTDLPFRYYFNPTGEQIVVLPDRRQWSRDALRPAVLKTARFVAAHGFEHIWLVFSGPWPKGSLSDLVEALGERGYRWSPEQNFSLLWVMELNNSNRSAAGPRNDASPANHDHAIQIVGP